The nucleotide window GCCGAGCGCCCGGCGGGTGGCTTCCAGCAGCAGCGGAATGCCGACGCAGGCGGTGATCAGGTCCAGCGTGGTGAGGTTGCCCGGCCGCTGCGCCAGCTGCTCGTAGAAGATGAACAGGTATGCGGCGCTGGCCGCGGCCACCAGCCCGAAGGCGATGTCCAGCAGCGGTACGCGATCGCGCGGCGAGCGCTTGAACGCCGGATAGGCGAGGAAGGCCAGCAGCAGCGCGAACGCCAGGTGGATCGAGCGGGTCTCGGTGTCGTTGAGCACGCCGATGCGGAAGATGAACGGCAGCGGCGAGGCGATCCACAGCTGGAACAGCGACCAGGCCAGCGCCAGCCCGGCGATGATCTGCGCCATCGCACCTTCGGGCAGGCGCGCACCGACGTCCTGGGCGATCAACTCCTCGGTGGACAGTTGTTTGTCTTGCATGAAATGAGGCCTGTTTTTTCAGGTGACGGAAACCACGAAAACCCGTGACCGAGCGGTGCACGGGTTTTCCGACTGAGCGAGGCAGGGGCAGGCGACCGCCGGAGCGGCCGCGCGACCCTTACATCCAGCCGCGTTCCTTGTAGTAGCGCTCGGCACCTTCATGCAGCGGCGCGCTCAGGCCGACCTTGATCATCTCCTCCGGCTTGAGGTCCTTGAACGCCGGGTGCAGGCGCTGGAAGCGCTCGATGTTGTCGAACACCGACTTGACCAGCTGGTAGACCACTTCGGCATCGACCTTGGCCGTGGTCGAGAGCACGGCCTTGCCGCCGATGGACGGCGTCGGCGCATCGCTGCCCTTGTAGATCCCGCCGGGGATCTCGGCCTTGGTGTAATAGCTCTTGGCGGCCAGCAGCTTGTCGATTTCCGGGCCGGTGATCGGTACCAGCACGGCGTCGACGGTGGTGGTGGCTTCCTGGATGGCGCCGTTGGGATGGCCGACGAAGTAGGTCATCGCGTCGATGTTGTTGTCGCCCAGCGCGCTGGCCTGCTCGGCCGGCTTCAGCTCGGCCGCCAGGGCGAACACCGACTTGTCCCAGCCCTTGACCTGCATGATCTCCTCGAGGGTGTCACGCTGGCCGGAGCCCGGGTTGCCGATGTTGACGCGCTTGCCCTTGAGGTCATCCAGGCCCTTGATGTTGGCATCGCGGCGCGCCAGCACGGTGAAGACCTCGCTCTGCAGCGAGAACACGGCGCGGATGTCATCCATCTTGCCTTCCTTCTCGAAGGGCGCGACACCTTCCATCGCCTTGTACTGGTGGTCGGACTGCATGATGCCGAAGTTGAATTCGCCGGTCCGCAGGCCGTTGACGTTGGCCACGCCGCCGCCGCTGGCCGGCGCGTTGCACTTGATGTTCTCGGCGTTACGGTTGACGAAGCGGCAGATCGACTGCCCCGCCACGTAGTAGACGCCGGTCTGGCCGCCGGTGCCGATGGTGACGAATTTCTCCTGGGCCTGTGCTGTGCCACCCAGGCCGCTACCCGCCAACGCGACGGTAAAGATCCATGCCAAGGATTTGCCTTTCATGGATGAACTCCTTTTGGTTGTTTTTGATGACCCGGCAGCCCTCTTGAGCCTGCCCGGAAGCCGGGAGTCTAGCAGGACCGGTTCGACTGCGCGGCCGGTACGCCGGAACACGGGCGCGAGTCCGCCTTTCATGGACTGCGCCGCCGCGAAAGCGTTTCCGCGGCGGCATCAACAAGCCGCTAGCAGCAACGACGCAATGCTGGCACACT belongs to Pseudomonas phenolilytica and includes:
- a CDS encoding TAXI family TRAP transporter solute-binding subunit; its protein translation is MKGKSLAWIFTVALAGSGLGGTAQAQEKFVTIGTGGQTGVYYVAGQSICRFVNRNAENIKCNAPASGGGVANVNGLRTGEFNFGIMQSDHQYKAMEGVAPFEKEGKMDDIRAVFSLQSEVFTVLARRDANIKGLDDLKGKRVNIGNPGSGQRDTLEEIMQVKGWDKSVFALAAELKPAEQASALGDNNIDAMTYFVGHPNGAIQEATTTVDAVLVPITGPEIDKLLAAKSYYTKAEIPGGIYKGSDAPTPSIGGKAVLSTTAKVDAEVVYQLVKSVFDNIERFQRLHPAFKDLKPEEMIKVGLSAPLHEGAERYYKERGWM